The Drechmeria coniospora strain ARSEF 6962 chromosome 02, whole genome shotgun sequence genome has a segment encoding these proteins:
- a CDS encoding FAD synthetase: MRHKGEADAASPRLVSQAVWPWRGGASNDAAIAPSSAISLPAPALAGQLPCSGPRSSLLPNLINPPPSWTRPRPQLLQHHDGGKPFPPLAMIHDDGRHAPPPANLALNGAPAKSDFAARPLRDVCLRMGAKVDAFLAQEPESELLRNVRLRLRASVEVVAEALDKYSPDQISLSYNGGKDCLVLLVIILACLARRMPAASDAESDAPAADGARFPDTFQAVYVVSDHPFPEMDAFVASSAAEYHLQVTRYTIPMRSALELYLADRPSIRAIFVGTRRTDPHGEKLSHFDHTDAGWPPFMRVHPVIDWHYGTSPALDPEAGRGYDGRAEVADWTAPNSRNLGPARLQARSASATPKANREQFIRHLGISYCPLYDQGYTSLGGRTDTHPNPHLKRAAGGGGGGEGFRPAYELTDDDEERLGRDR; the protein is encoded by the exons atgcGGCACAAGGGCGAAGCCGACGCTGCCAGCCCAAGACTCGTCTCGCAGGCGGTCTGGCCGTGGCGCGGCGGTGCGAGTAATGACGCCGCCATCGCTCCTTCCTCCGCAATTTCCCTTCCCGCACCCGCCCTCGCGGGGCAACTGCCATGCAGCGGCCCTCGCTCGTCGCTCCTGCCGAACCTCATCAACCCCCCTCCGTCCTGGACACGACCCCGTCCTCAGCTTCTCCAacaccacgacggcggcaaacCGTTCCCGCCGCTCGCCATGATACACGATGACGGCCGGCACGCTCCGCCGCCCGCCAACCTGGCCTTGAACGGGGCCCCCGCCAAATCCGACTTCGCCGCCCGCCCTCTCCGCGACGTCTGTCTCCGGATGGGAGCCAAGGTCGACGCATTCCTGGCCCAGGAGCCCGAGAGCGAGCTGCTTCGAAACGTCCGCCTTCGGCTGCGTGCctccgtcgaggtcgtcgccgaggcgctGGACAAGTACTC ACCCGACCAAATCTCCCTCTCGTacaacggcggcaaggatT GCCTCGTgctcctcgtcatcatcctcgccTGCCTCGCCCGACGCATGCCCGCCGCGTCGGATGCCGAGTCCGACGCACCCGCGGCCGATGGGGCGCGCTTCCCCGACACCTTCCAGGCGGTCTATGTCGTCTCCGACCACCCGTTCCCCGAAATGGATGCCTttgtcgcctcgtcggccgccgagtACCACCTGCAGGTGACGCGATACACGATACCCATGCGCAGCGCCCTCGAGCTGTACCTCGCGGACCGCCCGAGCATACGGGCCATTTTCGTGGGCACGAGGAGGACCGACCCGCACGGCGAGAAGCTGAGCCACTTCGACCACACCGACGCGGGCTGGCCGCCCTTTATGCGCGTGCATCCCGTCATTGACTGGCACTACGGTACGTCCCCGGCTCTCGACCCAGAAGCGGGCCGTGGCtacgacggacgagcagaAGTTGCTGACTGGACTGCGCCGAACAGCCGAAATCTGGGCC CCGCGAGGCTGCAGgctcgctcggcgtcggcgacacCAAAGGCTAACCGCGAGCAGTTCATCCGACACTTGGGCATTTCGTACTGCCCTCTGTACGACCAG GGCTACACGAGTCTCGGCGGAAGGACGGACACCCATCCCAACCCGCATTTGAAAagggccgccggcggcggcggcggcggcgagggattCCGGCCGGCGTACGAGTtaaccgacgacgacgaggaacgGCTGGGTCGAGACCGATGA
- a CDS encoding MHYT domain signaling protein, with protein MATTQELLEQYYGRVVPYSFNGGFVCLSYAISLIGTNTTLELIRRRTSHRGSHNFMLLIGAAIAMGGIAIWSMHFIGNRAIYMLDGQESFQISYSTSLTVLSLIVPILVLSLAFLGVSGTAGMRWWRIILAGLMSGGAICGMHYLADASISNYDSSYQISYVVGSALISVSASTLALALFFVFESTWNNVWWKRLGCAMVLAGAVSGMHWCAAVGTTYSLRSLQSPVKGVSRQEAMIVVICLSISAGVVMSISAMYSSWVRRDYASKSQQVVLAAAVFDEHGRIMVSQEGYLPSEVVTDTFVPKTNDDVFGTGHPLFHWMFRASRNWNAIAAVTDKMAEHIGHLTQDRNHNRREVRLVNENGLLVENYDTILQELFCLAAASLASKMKDSLLHVGVLWDEIFVTGDAAKRGANRAGDAMPTTPSPDGKPVSKDRSILQSLAEKGLSPAGAQEYGRGCLMFLVRQVGTKREMERLQASGYRFAELHQVAGVIRSSMQIKTTEMETSLRTMATHRESEAVLGRGLHLGLFAVRARLDRGGFDVLVRRAARNLLPSVPMPLDRLDAWQTRFLDALRGMTASSIMRRLENTDFSTPQERKFASELREAMASLGEFIDDAAFDEATLLPREVQVPCVGGADKARLSTCTLVALRLVLPIHATVRSPRCEFSPLSFFKVRQLVYEGSSRHLEFSHTVHRDMSSVMHGVPARPPSKRSPPARRPFTRALNTFGHALPGLLSPRASTRLPSTRSQEELSRAASSHGSDFQAADDASFEDGHKLRSMSVASTSEEDAKGSPQRRPNPLFGGIMVSQEVKVDVQEVSRFPDGHERRATPGAGALTTMTSQSSHQRTQSYCHLDGGERTGSEAPPQAESTAQVDNSYTATATGEHGTGGPGTQQESAFVDELLSLTVQADKGGIHLG; from the exons atggCGACCACGcaggagctgctcgagcagtATTACGGCCGAGTGGTCCCCTACTCCTTCAACGGCGGCTTCGTCTGCCTGAGCTACGCCATCAGCCTCATCGGCACCAACACGACCCTCGAGCTCATCCGGAGGCGGACCTCTCACCGGGGATCCCACAACTT CATGCTCCTGATCggtgccgccatcgccatgggcggCATTGCCATCTGGTCCATg CATTTCATCGGAAACCGTGCCATCTACatgctcgacggccaagagTCGTTCCAAATCTCCTACTCGACCAGCTTGACCGTCCTCTCCCTCATCGtgcccatcctcgtcctcagcctcgccttcctcggcgtcaGCGGCACCGCCGGCATGCGGTGGTGGCgcatcatcctcgccggcctcatGTCCGGAGGCGCCATTTGCGGCATGCATtacctcgccgacgcgtccATCAGCAACTACGACAGCTCCTACCAGATCTCgtacgtcgtcggctccgccctcatctccgtctcggcgagcaccctcgccctcgccctcttcttcgtcttcgagTCCACCTGGAACAACGTCTGGTGGAAGCGGCTCGGCTGCGCCATGGTcctcgccggtgccgtctCCGGCATGCATTggtgcgccgccgtcggcaccaccTACAGCCTCCGTTCCCTGCAGTCCCCGGTCAAGGGCGTGTCTCGCCAGGAGGCCATGATTGTCGTCATCTGCCTG tccatctcggccggcgtcgtcatgTCCATCAGCGCCATGTATTCCAGCTGGGTCCGGAGGGACTATGCGAGCAAGTCGCAgcaggtcgtcctcgccgccgccgttttCGATGAGCACGGCAGGATCATGGTCAGCCAGGAAGGCTACCTCCCGAGCGAGGTCGTCACCGACACCTTCGTCCCCAAG AccaacgacgacgtcttCGGCACCGGCCATCCCCTGTTCCACTGGATGTTCCGCGCCTCGCGCAACTGGAACGCCATCGCGGCCGTGACGGACAAGATGGCGGAGCACATCGGCCACCTGACGCAGGACAGGAACCACAACCGACGCGAGGTCCGCCTCGTCAACGAAaacggcctgctcgtcgaaAACTACGACACCATCCTGCAGGAGCTCttctgcctcgccgccgcgtcgcTCGCCTCCAAGATGAAGGACTCGCTCCTCCACGTCGGCGTCCTCTGGGACGAAATCTTCGTCACGGGAGACGCCGCCAAGCGAGGCGCGAaccgcgccggcgacgcgatgccgacgacgccctcgcccgacGGCAAGCCCGTCTCCAAGGATCGCTCCATCCTCCAGAGCCTCGCCGAGAAGGGGCTGTCGCCGGCGGGCGCCCAGGAGTACGGCCGGGGCTGCCTCATGTTCCTCGTCCGCCAGGTGGGCACCAAGCGCGAGATGGAGAGGCTGCAAGCGTCGGGCTACCGCTTCGCCGAGCTCCACCAGGTGGCCGGCGTCATCCGCTCGAGCATGCAGATCAAGACGACGGAGATGGAGACGAGCCTGCGCACCATGGCCACGCACCGCGAGTCGGAGgccgtgctcggccgcggcctccacctcggcctTTTCGCCGTCCGCGCGAGGCTCGACcgcggcggcttcgacgtgctcgtccgccgcgccgcgaggaacctgctgccgtcggtccCCATGcccctcgaccgtctcgacGCCTGGCAGAcgcgcttcctcgacgcgcTCCGCGGCatgacggcctcgtccatcaTGAGGAGGCTCGAGAACACGGACTTTTCGACGCCGCAGGAGCGCAAGTTCGCCTCGGAGCTGCGcgaggcgatggcgtcgcTCGGCGaattcatcgacgacgccgcctttGACGAGGCGACGCTCCTGCCGAGAGAGGTTCAGGTGccctgcgtcggcggcgccgacaagGCAAGGCTCTCGACCtgcaccctcgtcgccctgcgCCTCGTGCTCCCCATCCACGCGACGGTCCGCTCCCCGCGCTGCGAGTTTAGCCCGCTCAGCTTCTTCAAGGTGCGCCAGCTCGTCTACGAGGGCTCCTCGCGCCACCTCGAGTTCTCCCACACGGTCCACCGCGACATGTCGTCGGTCATGCACGGCGTGCCCGCGAGGCCCCCGAGCAAGcggtcgccgccggcccggaGGCCCTTCACCCGAGCCTTGAACACGTTCGGCCACGCGCTGCCCGGGCTTCTGAGCCCccgggcctcgacgaggctgccgtcgacgcggagCCAGGAGGAGCTTTCGCGCGCCGCGTCGAGCCACGGGTCCGACTTccaggccgccgacgacgcgagcTTCGAGGATGGCCACAAGCTGCGGTCCATGAGCGTCGCCTCGACGTCCGAGGAGGATGCCAAAGGTTCGCCCCAGCGGCGGCCGAATCCCCTCTTTGGCGGCATCATGGTGTCGCAGGAGGTCAAGGTCGACGTGCAGGAGGTGAGCCGCTTCCCCGACGGACACGAGCGACGCGCGACGCCGGGAGCTGGTGCGCTGACAACGATGACGTCGCAGAGCAGTCACCAGAGGACGCAGAGCTACtgccacctcgacggcggcgagaggacCGGCTCGGAGGCGCCACCCCAGGCCGAGAGCACGGCGCAGGTCGACAACTCGtacacggcgacggcgacgggcgagcacggcaccggcggcccGGGCACGCAGCAGGAATcggcctttgtcgacgagctgctgtcGCTGACGGTGCAGGCGGACAAGGGCGGCATCCACCTAGGATAG